The following proteins come from a genomic window of Acinetobacter sp. SAAs474:
- the lysS gene encoding lysine--tRNA ligase, protein MTQNNAQSTSEQHISENDLIAQRHAKLKQIQDHAKQEGVSPWPNTFKREHYAQDLQLQFAEQSKQDIEAAEPVYVKVAGRVMLNRGSFIVIQDMTGRIQLYVARKELSSEVLEQIKGLDLGDIIAVEGYIGRSGKGDLYVHIEHFELLTKSLRPLPDKFHGLTDTEVKYRKRYLDLIVNEETRKTFEIRAKVVSGIRSYLSNERFMEVETPMMHVIPGGASARPFETHHNALDMPLFLRIAPELYLKRLVVGGFERVFEINRNFRNEGVSTRHNPEFTMIEFYQAYADYKDLMALTENMLEKLAIDILGSTDVPYGDEVYSFKGPFKKISMFDAILEHNPQFTPENVADREFLAQFIQTELKEQVKPGFGLGKLQTIVFEETVETKLRQPTFITEYPAETSPLARRNDDNPHITDRFEFFIGGRELANGFSELNDPIDQAERFQAQVAEKDAGDDEAMHYDADFIEALEYGLPPTAGEGIGIDRLVMLFANAPSIRDVILFPHMRHKN, encoded by the coding sequence ATGACGCAAAATAACGCTCAGTCGACTTCTGAACAACACATTTCCGAAAACGATTTAATTGCACAGCGTCATGCCAAGTTAAAGCAGATTCAAGATCACGCCAAACAAGAGGGCGTTAGCCCCTGGCCAAATACGTTTAAGCGTGAGCATTATGCACAGGATTTACAATTACAATTTGCTGAGCAATCGAAGCAAGATATAGAAGCAGCCGAACCTGTTTATGTAAAAGTTGCAGGACGTGTCATGCTGAATCGCGGTTCATTTATCGTCATTCAGGATATGACTGGTCGTATTCAACTGTATGTTGCACGTAAAGAATTGAGCAGTGAAGTTCTAGAGCAGATCAAGGGTCTAGATTTAGGCGATATTATCGCGGTTGAAGGTTATATTGGTCGCTCAGGTAAAGGTGATCTTTATGTGCATATTGAACATTTTGAACTGTTAACAAAATCTTTACGTCCACTTCCAGATAAATTTCATGGTTTAACCGATACAGAGGTTAAATATCGCAAACGTTATCTCGATCTGATCGTTAATGAAGAAACACGTAAAACCTTTGAAATTCGTGCCAAAGTAGTTTCAGGTATTCGTAGCTATCTCAGCAATGAACGCTTTATGGAAGTTGAAACACCGATGATGCATGTAATTCCCGGTGGTGCATCAGCTCGTCCATTTGAAACACATCATAATGCTTTGGATATGCCATTATTTTTACGTATTGCACCAGAGCTTTACTTAAAACGTTTGGTTGTCGGTGGTTTCGAACGTGTATTTGAAATTAACCGTAACTTCCGTAATGAAGGTGTTTCTACACGTCATAATCCAGAATTCACCATGATTGAATTCTATCAGGCCTATGCAGATTATAAAGATTTGATGGCTTTAACTGAGAATATGTTGGAAAAATTGGCAATTGATATCTTAGGTTCGACCGATGTCCCTTATGGTGATGAAGTGTATAGCTTTAAAGGTCCATTTAAGAAAATCTCTATGTTTGATGCAATTTTGGAACATAATCCTCAATTTACGCCAGAAAACGTCGCAGATCGTGAGTTTTTAGCGCAATTTATTCAAACTGAACTCAAAGAGCAAGTAAAACCAGGTTTTGGTTTAGGAAAATTGCAGACGATTGTATTTGAAGAAACGGTAGAGACTAAACTTCGTCAACCGACTTTTATTACGGAATATCCGGCTGAAACTTCTCCACTCGCACGTCGTAACGATGATAATCCACATATTACCGATCGTTTTGAGTTCTTTATTGGTGGTCGTGAATTGGCCAATGGTTTCTCTGAATTAAATGATCCAATTGACCAAGCTGAACGTTTCCAAGCTCAAGTAGCTGAAAAAGATGCTGGCGATGATGAAGCAATGCATTATGATGCAGACTTTATTGAAGCACTTGAATATGGTTTACCGCCAACAGCGGGTGAAGGAATTGGTATCGACCGTTTGGTGATGTTATTTGCAAATGCACCAAGTATTCGTGATGTTATTTTATTCCCGCATATGCGTCATAAAAATTAA